Proteins from a single region of Artemia franciscana chromosome 2, ASM3288406v1, whole genome shotgun sequence:
- the LOC136043952 gene encoding DBH-like monooxygenase protein 1 homolog isoform X1 → MIKAYLLSAALFCTVFGAAIQKQQRVVVNDQYEFEWAIENDVITVSVTAATTGYAGFGIGPSGNMVNADLAVFGVLDGSGYLDDYYSEKNGAPSLDTELGGTSDWVLVEATEDETRTITTFSRKLVTSDAAFDQPILPGPTSVIWSLGTSDSLEYHGQSAGAVEVVFIEA, encoded by the exons AT gATTAAAGCGTATCTACTAAGCGCCGCTCTGTTCTGCACTGTTTTTGGTGCTGCTATTCAAAAACAGCAAAGAGTTGTTGTTAATGATCAGTATGAGTTTGAATGGGCCATTGAGAACGATGTTATTACTGTTAGTGTAACG gcTGCAACTACGGGATATGCTGGATTTGGAATTGGACCAAGTGGAAACATGGTTAATGCTGACCTTGCTGTTTTCGGAGTCCTTGATGGATCAGGATACCTAGAT gattactattcagaaaaaaatggtgCCCCTTCACTCGACACAGAACTCGGAGGTACCTCTGATTGGGTTCTTGTTGAAGCTACAGAGGATGAAACACGCACAATCAcaactttttcaagaaaattggtAACTAGTGATGCAGCTTTTGATCAGCCAATCTTGCCCGGCCCGACAAGTGTCATTTGGTCTCTTGGAACATCTGATTCTCTTGAATACCACGGACAATCAGCTGGCGCAGTTGAAGTTGTTTTTATTGAAGCATAA
- the LOC136043952 gene encoding DBH-like monooxygenase protein 1 homolog isoform X2 — protein sequence MIKAYLLSAALFCTVFGAAIQKQQRVVVNDQYEFEWAIENDVITVSVTAATTGYAGFGIGPSGNMVNADLAVFGVLDGSGYLDDYYSEKNGAPSLDTELGGTSDWVLVEATEDETRTITTFSRKLVTSDAAFDQPILPGPTSVIWSLGTSDSLEYHGQSAGAVEVVFIEA from the exons at gATTAAAGCGTATCTACTAAGCGCCGCTCTGTTCTGCACTGTTTTTGGTGCTGCTATTCAAAAACAGCAAAGAGTTGTTGTTAATGATCAGTATGAGTTTGAATGGGCCATTGAGAACGATGTTATTACTGTTAGTGTAACG gcTGCAACTACGGGATATGCTGGATTTGGAATTGGACCAAGTGGAAACATGGTTAATGCTGACCTTGCTGTTTTCGGAGTCCTTGATGGATCAGGATACCTAGAT gattactattcagaaaaaaatggtgCCCCTTCACTCGACACAGAACTCGGAGGTACCTCTGATTGGGTTCTTGTTGAAGCTACAGAGGATGAAACACGCACAATCAcaactttttcaagaaaattggtAACTAGTGATGCAGCTTTTGATCAGCCAATCTTGCCCGGCCCGACAAGTGTCATTTGGTCTCTTGGAACATCTGATTCTCTTGAATACCACGGACAATCAGCTGGCGCAGTTGAAGTTGTTTTTATTGAAGCATAA